A stretch of the Thermoproteota archaeon genome encodes the following:
- a CDS encoding class II aldolase/adducin family protein, with product MDRTGRASELAEVMKLAYVRGYTTGAGGNASARVDEGILITPSGEFKGRLRAEDIILIDHRGRVLGGKGRPSSEWKLHLKVYEIRSDVGAILHCHHAVVTGLAMSMVSSKIDEEVLAPLRESDWTEEARIMLRDVKILPWRPYGTEELAEIVSNALKDVNAVVVLRHGAFVVSKDPWLALSAMDSLVEVFTINLVRRLVG from the coding sequence ATGGACCGTACTGGTAGGGCCTCAGAATTGGCTGAAGTCATGAAGTTGGCTTATGTGAGGGGTTATACTACTGGGGCAGGAGGAAATGCGAGCGCACGCGTGGACGAGGGGATACTCATAACCCCGTCAGGTGAATTCAAGGGAAGGTTGAGGGCCGAGGACATAATACTGATTGATCACCGGGGGAGAGTCCTAGGGGGTAAAGGGAGGCCCAGCTCAGAGTGGAAGCTCCATCTAAAGGTCTACGAGATCAGATCGGATGTGGGAGCCATTCTCCACTGCCATCATGCAGTAGTAACCGGGCTGGCGATGTCCATGGTGAGTTCGAAGATCGATGAGGAGGTTCTAGCCCCATTGAGGGAGTCTGATTGGACAGAAGAGGCGAGGATCATGCTGAGGGACGTTAAAATACTCCCTTGGAGGCCATACGGTACTGAGGAATTGGCTGAGATCGTATCTAACGCATTGAAAGACGTTAATGCCGTTGTAGTACTGAGGCACGGCGCATTTGTCGTTTCTAAAGATCCTTGGCTTGCACTATCAGCCATGGATTCACTAGTCGAAGTGTTCACGATAAACTTGGTGAGGCGGCTAGTAGGCTAG